A single Botrytis cinerea B05.10 chromosome 1, complete sequence DNA region contains:
- the Bcmet3 gene encoding Bcmet3, with protein MANSPHGGVLKDLLARDLSRHNELATEAETLPAVVLSERQLCDLELILSGGFSPLEGFMTEKDYNGVVENNRLADGNVFSMPITLDVSQEQIEELGIKAGARVTLRDFRDDRNLAIINVEDVYRPNKEKEAKEVFGGDADHPAVKYLYNTAAEFYVGGKIDAINRLEHYDYVALRYTPAEMRLHFDKLGWSKVVAFQTRNPMHRAHRELTVRAARARQANVLIHPVVGLTKPGDIDHFTRVRVYQALLPRYPNGMAVLGLLPLAMRMGGPREAVWHAIIRKNYGATHFIVGRDHAGPGKNSKGEEFYGPYDAQYAVEKFKDELGIEVVPFQMMTYLPDSDEYRPKDEVPQGTRTLDISGTELRSRLRSGREIPEWFSYPEVVRVLRESHPPRSAQGFTVFLTGYHSSGKDAIARALQTTLNQQGGRSVSLLLGETVRAELSSELGFSRADRTRNIGRIAFVASELTRSGAAVIAAPIAPYEDARKHAREMVEKYGDFYLVHVATSLEHSEKIDKKGVYAKARNGEIKGFTGVDDPYEIPSKADFTVDIEKTSVRNAVHSIILMLESAGLLDRL; from the exons ATGGCAAACTCTCCTCATGGCGGTGTCCTCAA AGATCTTCTCGCAAGAGATTTGTCAAGACACAACGAACTTGCAACAGAGGCCGAAACTCTTCCCGCTGTTGTTCTCTCTGAGAGACAACTTTGCGATCtcgaattgattttgagtggTGGTTTCTCTCCCCTTGAAG GTTTTATGACCGAGAAGGACTACAATGG TGTCGTTGAGAACAACCGATTGGCAGATGGCAACGTCTTCAGTATGCCAATTACACTCGATGTCTCCCAAGAACAAATTGAGGAGTTAGGAATTAAAGCAGGAGCAAGAGTTACTCTTCGTGATTTCCGTGACGACAGAAACCTTGCAATTATCAACGTCGAGGATGTTTACAGACCCAACAA GGAGAAGGAAGCCAAGGAGGTTTTCGGTGGTGATGCCGATCACCCTGCAGTTAAATACTTATACAACACCGCAGCTGAATTCTACGTTGGAGGAAAGATTGACGCCATCAACCGTTTAGAACATTACGATTATGTTGCTTTGAGAT ATACCCCCGCAGAAATGAGACTTCACTTCGACAAGCTCGGCTGGTCCAAGGTTGTCGCATTCCAAACCAGAAACCCTATGCACAGAGCCCACAGAGAGTTGACCGTTCGTGCCGCTAGAGCTCGTCAAGCCAACGTTCTTATCCACCCAGTCGTCGGTCTTACCAAGCCAGGTGATATTGACCATTTCACCCGTGTCCGTGTTTACCAGGCACTTCTTCCTAGATACCCCAACGGAATGGCCGTTCTtggtcttcttcctctcgcCATGCGTATGGGTGGACCTCGTGAGGCTGTTTGGCACGCCATTATCAGAAAGAACTACGGTGCCACACATTTCATTGTCGGACGTGATCACGCCGGACCAGGAAAAAACAGCAAGGGAGAGGAATTCTATGGTCCATATGACGCTCAATACGCTGTTGAGAAGTTCAAGGACGAGCTCGGAATTGAGGTTGTTCCTTTCCAAATGATGACTTACCTCCCAGATAGCGACGAATATAGACCAAAGGACGAGGTCCCACAAGGTACCCGTACTCTCGACATCTCCGGAACTGAGCTTCGTTCTAGACTTCGCTCTGGTCGTGAGATTCCAGAATGGTTTTCTTACCCAGAGGTTGTCCGTGTTCTTAGAGAATCTCACCCACCTCGTTCTGCTCAAGGTTTCACCGTATTCCTTACTGGTTACCACAGCTCTGGTAAAGACGCAATTGCTCGTGCTTTGCAAACTACCCTCAACCAACAAGGTGGACGTTCCGTCTCACTTTTATTGGGTGAGACTGTTCGCGCCGAGCTTTCCTCCGAACTTGGCTTCAGCCGTGCTGATAGAACCCGCAACATCGGCCGCATTGCATTCGTTGCTTCCGAGTTGACCCGTTCCGGTGCTGCCGTCATTGCTGCACCAATTGCACCATACGAAGACGCTCGCAAGCACGCTCGTGAAATGGTTGAGAAGTATGGTGACTTCTACCTCGTTCACGTTGCTACCAGTCTTGAGCACTCTGAGAAGATCGACAAGAAGGGTGTCTACGCCAAGGCTCGTAACGGCGAAATCAAGGGTTTCACTGGTGTTGATGATCCTTATGAGATCCCTTCCAAGGCTGACTTCACTGTTGATATCGAGAAGACCAGTGTCAGAAATGCTGTTCACTCGATCATTTTGATGTTGGAGAGCGCGGGTTTGTTGGATCGTCTATAG